CACCTTAGGAACTTGTCTTCCAAGAATCGAATGCGTGTTGTGTCGCTGGTAAATGTTCTTAATAACGCAAGTAAATGGACTATAAACTATGTGAGGAAAATTTTCGAGTAACTTGTCGATAACGTGAGCTCAAAACTTTAAGAAAGAAACATCTGATGAAGTGATCAGCCCAGTGCAAACGTCACTCATAGCGTCCtgcatttatttatatttttttcttcttgcacaACTAGAAACGTTCACTTACTATGTCGCACGAACAAGTCCACACTGCCGCGTCGGTGATTTTTGTTGCAGGTTTGCTAGTCACGGTGTTGCAAGAGAGATTCACCATCTACCAAATCGCAATTACCGGAAGTCTGCTGAACTTCAGCGCGCTAGTGGCTTCAGCCTTCGTGCCCGACATGACCTGGATGTGTGTTACGTTGGGCTTCTTAAGCGGTGAGCATGACGCTTGTAGATGTCCTCAGTAGATAATTTTGTGCACCACATAAATATATCTGATTCTTGAGCGCCAGCTTTTCGGCACCCTGCAGAAACTTGCCATGCAGATTTCGTATAGGCTTGTCAGCGTTGCAGACGAGCGAGGCGTAGAGGTGAAAGAGACGTGCGTTATTCATTCAGTAATGTTACCAATTCGAAGAACAAGAAGTTGTATGACATATTATTCGGTGCCGAAAAGACCCTGCAGGAAGTTTGCACTGATGTGCTAGGCAGTAAAGTAGAAGCAAAGGCAAACTTGGAATGTGTTGAGGTTGTTAAGTTGAAAATTGTCTTTCTCGCTTAGAATGAAAAAAATCGTCGTTTAACCATCCTGTATTTCTGACCAACAAAGCGTTCAGCAAAATATACATAAGACACCTTTCAACTTGGACCACTGCATTGCGAAAATGAAGCCATAATATGAGTCAAAATGCTGTCTTCCCAGCTTTGTTGGAATATTGTGGCAAGGTTTGTGCTTCATTTGCTCCCGAAGTATTTTTGTCATTTAATATAGAAACGTACACAATATACTATGCGAATATATCATTTGCGAAAAAATTCACGCTTTTTATAGAAAACGCTAGATTTGCAGCATATTGTATGTAAAACCGGGAACAAAAGTACATAGACAATCAGGGTGTGTGGCAAAATTGCCGTTGGCCTCTTCTTGCGGGTATTATTCAGCACGAATTCACCAGAGCAGTGCCGCAGACAGCTCAATGCTTTCAAGCTGATGAGTCGCAGACAACCTATATGGCCATTTCACCTCACAGCCCACAATACGTTTACTTTTACTCGTGGGTGTATGTAAAGACAACCTCTACACTGTTGGCATGCATATTCTCTATTTGACCTGTTGCAGGTTTATCTGTCGGCATGATCATGCTCTGCTTGTCGATATATAACATGCTGTACTTCGACAAGTACCGCGCCACCGCCAGCGGTTTCAAGTACACCGGGATGACGTTGGCGCCGCTCGCCTTCCCTCTGCTTCTATCGGCGCTGCTCAGAGAGTACGGCCTCCACGGCGGCTTGCTGTTGCTCTCGGCAATCACTGTTAACACCCTGCCCGTCGCCATGCTCATGAACAAGCCCCGGCCTCTAAACATACGCTGCGGTTGGCGAAGCGTTGACCCTGCTGATAAAAACACGGATAGCTGTGGTATAGACAGCCATCGTGGACTAGATGCAAATGACGTACCAAAGGCCGTTCAGTCGGGAATTATAACAAATGGTGGCGATGTGTTCTGGAAAGACTTTCGTGGACATCAGAGCAACTCACCTAATGCCACCGTGTTGTGTACTAAGAATAACAAGGCTTCTGACTCTACGTGTGAGACAGGCTATAAGTTGAACACCGTGACGGACGTTGTTCGAGAGAAGGACGAGGTGTGCCACCGAAACGGGACCGCTCACTCTCCGGCTGATAAGGGCTGTGCAAGGGTTAATGGTGGGAACTTCCCGCCCTCAAAAGGACCCGCCAAGATAACGTGCCAAGGATGCTGCAAGTCATCTCGCGCGGAACACGACGAAAATTGCCTCGCGCGAACGAAGACACCAAACAGCGTCTGGAGCAGCATCTTGGTGCTCCTCAAGAACCCAGTCCTTTACATTCTCGTAGGCACATTCACAATCGGCGAGTACACTACGATCACTTTCGAGACGACAGTCTTGGACTATGCGGCAGACAGAGGCGCCGCGAGGCGTCAAGCAGAACCCATGGTCATGTACGTTGCTACGGCGGAAATGCTTGGACGGCTAGTGATACCGTTCTTCTGGGATCGTGCGCGGCTCAGCCGCTACCTCCTGGTGGCAATGTGCCTGCTGGCTGAAGCTATCTGCCTGATCGCTATGCCACACGCCACCTCATTTCCACAGGTCGTGGCGACTGCCGTTGTTACGGGCATTCCTGCGGGTTGTATAGTGGCCTTGAAGCCCGTGGTGCTAAGTGATCACTTCGGTGTGGAGAAGTTATCGGTGTGCTGGGGCATCGCCGGTATCGCCTTGCTGCCTGTCGCCTTCGGGGGGCCTCTTCTCATAGGTAAGCACCAACATATACTGTAATTTGTTCAGTGCGTCAGCTTGTGGTAACAGTCTCCCCTCTGTGCTATCACATTCATGTTGTTCAGTAAAAATATGGGGCGTTGAGTTCACTTTGCGGGTTTATTTTGTTGCATGGTACATATTTACACATACTTATCAGCCCGCCAGCCCTTGGTATGCTACAGGAAGCATGACCGTAGACAGCAATtttattagggggggggggtgcacttcTTTGACATAGTCGTTTTTCACTCTGTATGCCTTAGCAAAAATATTTAGCGTGGGGAGGTGGCATTGGTCGTGTGTGCCATCCCCTCGCTACGTTAATGACAGGAAGTGATAACCTGTTGGTAATCACAAAGGTACGCACGCAGTTTTTTCGACTATTCGTGACTCCTCCGCATTTTCTTCGCAATATTTTTCGATCACAATATTTTTCAATCACAGTGTTTAGGTTGTTACAGCTATTTTATATTTCGAATATTATCGAAAATCCTAATCGGAAATATCATATCAACCGGAGCCAACAGCTAGATTTATGGCTTATGGCTTATCCAAGCTATCTGAATTGTGAAATCACTCAGTAGTTTCTTGATAAGCGTGTTTTTACAGTATGCTTCACCGTTTCAGGAATAACTGAGCatagccctgccgtggtggtctagtaactgaggtactcgcctgctgatccgcaggtcgtgggattcaatcccggctgcggcggctgtattttggATGCTGCATTTTCGAAGTGAAAATGTTGTGGACCCGTATGCTccggtttgggtgcacgttaaagaaccccagggggtcaaaatttccgcagccctacactacggcgtctctcataataatatggtagtgttgggatgttaaacatcaaatgaataaaataaatatcaATGAATAACTGAGCGTATGCCAATACTGCAATACCCTATACGTCACGTTGAACTTGTTGGTTACGTTTAGTGACGCTGTAATGTTGGTATTTTGCCGTAGTGTGTTGATTGGCTTTTCAAGCCTTCTCTCGCAGCAGTACCAGCTTGCTTCTTTTGTGAACAAAGTTCACTTAAGAAAACATTGCAGCATGCTTTTAACTTTCGTGTTTTTTAAGCCCCCTGAACTTAAAAACCTGAACCAGCGTTGTTTTGTATATACATAAAGAGTTTCCGCCGAACTGTCATGATGCTACATGCATATTGCCATTTTCTGGGACGATGCACGTGTGTGCCTGATGAAGAGGACGAAGGGTTCTCTGCACTCGGTCGCTGGTCACAATGATTTCGAACAAACTTTGTTATAAACCAAACCGATGTTAAAGTTCCTGTCTCCGGCATACCAGATATGAATTGTGGGCTTAACTCTTCCCACTGGTCCGGTTTTGTCACTAGTAAATGCTTACTTTCCTTCAGGTGTACATCACATTCGGCCATTAGATCCTCTAAGATCTACGTGGGGAGAAAATATTTTAGTAGTAAGTGACTTCAACTATCATCATATTACATGAAGAGTAAGTACGTAAACGAGTGGCAGCGGGTCATGGTACTAGGCCCGGTATAGTCGTTTTGATGTTTTAATTCGGGAAGCCGAACATATGGGGGCAGTCATACTTCTTGAGCGCTGGAtttaacgatagttatagcgcgagaacaaaaatgatgacacagagacaaaaaggacacggaAGACACGAGCGCTACCAGCTttgttagcgctcgtgtcttccGTGTCctgcttgtctctgtgtcgtcgttttgttctcgcgctataactatcgtaatgccataacaactagcccaagctgccacacttctaagctggATTTAGGTTTTACAAGCTCTAACATTGATGTTTCGTCTTGGTAAGTCGTTTATAACGCAACAAATAGCGACCACTTACTGGTAACTGCAAAAATAGAAACATTGATAGCCGTATCAATTTCTAACGCTTCCACGCACATAAAAAACTCGAAATTTAAagattttttcctttttttgttggcTACTCTATCGCATAAAGGCACGAAGTCGAAGGCTCTGAGCATTTGTTCTGTGTTAAAGAATTCTCACGAGAAGTCTGAATTTGTGATGTCGTCAGTTACCCTGGATTCCAATTTTCCCTGATGAAGTGATTTCTCAAGGCACTCTATACACAGAAAGGCAGCATAGAAAAAGCTATTGTACAATCAGTGCCATCAAAATGGTACGGATTACCAGTTCTGTGCTGGCAATTTTAAACCTATAGTTGCGAAGTTCGTCTGATATATGTGGTTTAGGCGTAGATGCAGCTGTAGGCTATATTGCAGCTTTTttaattgatgctgcaacaaagtgtATTTCACAAACGTTACTGTGCGCAAAATGACGCGTTCCTCGCTGGAATAGTGAGTGTAAAAGGGcacgcaaaaaaataaaacatgaagTTTGCTtgggaactcaccgacagccgagaaCTACCTCGGGGGTTTCAAGAACATCAAGTCTCATGGAAGAAGTGTATGTCGTAAGCTAGAAGGGATATCTGGCAGAAATGTTCAACCAGCATTAATTCCTATACAAATAGGGCGAGAGCCTGGAACATGGTTGGCAAGAGCACAGGACGAATAGCACACTCTCTTCTTCTGGTTAACATACAACGCGACAGATTGGAAGACGAGGAGAATGCTCTCTGGGCGCACTTCTAGCAGGTCTCCAGCTCGTCAAACTACACTGAAGCGTTCCAACGTCATATAACcagaacaaacaaaaacagccaATAGAGCGCTGATCCTCGGCACCCGAGACATTAAATGTTTCTTTTTCGCGAAACGATATAGGTTGTTCTTGTCTGCTGCGATGAACCTGCCCCAGGCCCCGACCGTGCGGCGTAGGAAATGCCCAAAAGTTTCTGCCCATTGGAAACCAAAAATGCTCTCTTCTCCCTGTATAACGCGTTATGGTATTCCGACGAGCTCCCCTCAGCCTCGAAGAAAGCCGTCGTTATGCTCATTTTAAAACTAGGCAAATACCCATCCCCAGGCTCAAGCTACATGCAAATAGCAGCTAATTAGCTGCCTCTGTAAGGTGTTTGAGAAAATGTTGAACAGGCGACTGATGCACTTTCCTGAGACTAATGACTTACTTGACTCATACCAGTGTGCGTTTCGAGAGGTAAGTCTACCACCTACCACCTTGTCTGTGTTTATCGGCACAAATTCGTGACGCTATTGTTAAAAGacaaggttttatttttgttttctttgatatAAAGAAGGCCTATGGCCTACATGGCTCTTTGACATATTGCGAAACCTGTCATATTTAGTTTTGCCTGGTAGAATGTTGACGATCATCGCAAGCTACCTGTCTAACCAGGCATCCTGTGTTCGACTGGGCACTGTCTTATTCCGTATATTTGTCCGAGAAACAGCAGTGCCTCAAGAAGGCTTATTGATTTGTACGCTTTTCATAGCCAAAATAAGCTCTTTGCGCCTGTCTACCCACGCAATATGTTTTGTTGCACATATGGCGATGATCTACAGGTCGGTTTTAAATTGTGTAGCCTCGCACTATATCAATGTCAGAATAAATTAGGTTTGAACAAGGTTTTTCAGTGGCCAGATGAGAATTGTTGTAACCTCAACGTGCTTCAAAAGTTTGCGTCTTGTTCTGCCGGAAGAGACGCCTTCATCCCAATCCCaagattgacctgcatggtcaacgtaTGTTTGTAAAGTGTGAGCGTTAGAGTATGGTCTCATATTAGATACAAAACTAACCTTCACACCATAGATCAAATATTGAAAGAACACGTTGTCTAAAACAATACATATTCCGAAAGTGTTGCCAAGCACTTCGTAGGGGGACAAGGAATGCCTGCTGAATTGGTATGTCTGCTGAAATGCCTGCTAAATTTTAAGCGCGTGCCTACCAGGCACGTGCATAGATGACGCACTTAGATTACGCATTACACCATCATCCTTAAAGAAGCTAGACCCTATGCATCCTCCGGGCATTCGCCTTTCCACGAGAGCCCTGTAAAAAGCCTGTACACAGAAACGAATGAATGGTCGCGACACCTCCAGAGAGATTACATCTATAATGAAGAAGAACGACAACGATACCATGGCCTAAACTATATCATCACCACTAAAAGGCACGAGACCAGTGATCGAGCACCTTTTTTAGCCCAGGGTATCACTATCTTTCTTCTTTATTATAATTACCCCCGGCGATAGGTCCTGGGATTAATACCCGGCACTTCCATCAAATGTAAAAGGAGTTTTTGAACGAGCCGAACAAGTGTGTGgtagctcgaaaaaaaaaaacgcaggcggACCAATATGAAGGTGCTTGATCGCTGATCTCGTGCTCCttctcatgatgatgatagtttagCTCATGGTATCACTGTCTTTCTTCTTCATTATACATATCCTTTGTGTACTATCTCGCACTGAATGCAGAGAGAAACATTCTACTCCCTTCACAATGAAATATTTCCCAATCTGCCTCGTTCCACAACCGTCCTTCGTTGaaacagccctactcactccgcaTGAGGAGCTACGCTGAGGAAACATGCATGTCACTACTAGAACAGCGTTTGATGGCCAGTGTATCATATCCATCACCGTGGCAGTGGCGGTTATAAAGTGTGACGTATCGCTCGAGGAAGTAACTAAATAGTCATCTACTACACATATTTGCATGCATTTTCTTGTACTTCAGCGTAAATACGCTTGTCCAGAATTTTTGACGGATGCGTCAAAGACTCATACGGGGGTGAACAATGCAGCTGCTCACCCATCGTTTTGAAATTACTCTCTTTTGCACGTCCAAACAAGCATTTTGACCGCAGAAGCTTATGCGTTATCTGTGGCTGTGAAGCAAATTAAGAAATCGCAACTATAATGCGCTGTTATATGCACAAATTCTCTCAGCGTCGTAACCGCTTTGAAACCTCTGACAAAACGTATAAATTATGTCCTTGTGTCACTTTACACCCTTTTATGCACAATCTACAGCCTCTAATGACATGTTGTATAGTGTGTTGGATGCTAGGGCACCGCGAGATTACTCGAAACGTGGTGCAGACCAGCTAGCTGCATGCATCCGCGCACGACAACGCTGCCACCAATATATTCATGGCTGTCCCTGTAGTTGACACGAACTGTTTCCTTCGACGTGAGCTCGACACATGTTAGCAGCACCTATTGGCCAACAGTATCCTGATCACGCTTCACACAACTAACACTTACCAGGCTACAAATAGGACATACACACTCAACACATTCATCTGTCTGGTGGTGGTCCATCATTGCGTGAGaaatgtggagaaccacttacggtaCTTCACATCCTCCTCCAGTGCAACGAATTAGATGCATTAACAAAAAAATCGCTTTTTATTGCCTTTTTATTGCCCTGCCGGCAGCAGCTTCCATTACAGTCTGttatgctcatcggtagggacgCGCTTTTCAATCCCAAATCAATGTTCATGTTTTTCAAAGATCTACATAGTTTCACCCCATATTCCGAGGGTATACGCAGCTAGGCATTGATATTGAGGTTGCGGCTACGGCAGCCCTTGTCACTAACACTGTCATTTCCACACGTTTTGCTCACCTTCatgattttgttattttttacttTTAACCCGCCTCACGGTGCGATATTGTAGAGTGCTTTACATTCCGGTAATATCGGGCGCGGAGGCGGCAGAAGCTGGCCCAGGAGTCTCCTTGCACATCTCATGGTACATATTCTTTTCATGTCACTTCAATCATGGACCATTGCTCTTCACTCATCATTGTTCATGGCGCTCCTTGATCACGCATGGTCCTTGCACCTTAAAAACCTACATGTCATCATCATATGCAGTAGCAATACGCTACACAGCTTAATTAGCCCACCCAGGTCCTGCATATCTGGGCGTAACAGACTGCAGTATTACCAGCCAACTATACACGTTACACAATATTGTATTACAAATAGGGCAGTGAATGGAAGGCTTGCTcaatgccaccccccccccccccccgtcgctTTTTCCGATGCACCCACCTGCAAAAGGTTCTCCGTATGCCCTCGAAGCTGTGTATATAGCCCCTACAGTACGTGTTGGTGACCCATTGTAATCATGGCTTAGTGACAGCAGTACGTAAAATTGCCAATAATGCCTTGTAACAAATGAAAAAACGAATTAGTTGTCAAAGTAAAACACTTCACTGCTTCAACGGAGGGCTCCGGAGCAATGCGTCAGCCTCGTTCAGCCATGTCATAAAAGCATCGAAAACGTTGGCTTTAGGCTAATGCACGACTATCGAtactgtacattttttttttacagcagagctgttagGCCCGAGGTTTGTAATGTGttgtaaaaaaaagttttcatcCTCATGCACGCGCTATTTGTCCTCCTGATCTTCTGCTGGGCTCTGAGAACAAGTGCGCCGATTTGTCCGACGTGAATCGTAACAACCAATGGGTGAGAGAGACAGAGTGCAGAGCGAGAGTAAAGGACAGATATACGTTTCTAGAGAAGAAAATCTTGGCAACGCGAGATTCAAACCCGCGAGCCCACGATTCGAAGGCGAGCGTCTTAGCCACTCGGCTATCGGGGCACGCTGGTAGATCATAGTATAATATAATGATTGGCTTTGAAACGGAATTCAACGTGAGGAGGAATGGATGATTGCAGAACGAATagagaaaagaaagaatagaAATAAAGGGAAGTGACACAAAGATAGAAGGCGATACATTAGCTCGAGAGAAAGAGATGAAGAGAAAAATTAGCTGACAGAAACGTAATAACAAAGAAAAGGATAGAAAGACAAAGAACCAGATGTAGAGACAAAGATGTAGAAAGACTGAGcgatagagagagaaataaacgtttatttagaaagaGTGTTTCGAGcgaggcccggtgtcaccctaaggtgggagaaTTCCCTAGTCCACGAGCCttctggcttcgactgccttcTTGGCCCAGGTGACGAGacgaaaaaaattaaagaatGACAGCAAGCATAGCAATCTATATTGTAGCATAGCAAGAGATGGTAAAGGGAGAAGTGAGAGAGTAAAAGCCTAGACAAGGTAGGACCAATTAGGCGCCTACCCACTTCGCTGTGACTTCAAAGATTACGGCAGCCTTCTTAATTGCTTCTCCCTTTGTTCATGCTTGGCGCTTTCACCGACTGTGACTCGGTCAATCTTTGTTACAATGCATATCTCGCTCCtgtattaacagccgatcgcgatgtCTTCTTTGGCTTACAGGTGTGTTTCGGGACACCTTGGGGTCGTACGAGAATCTCTACCGCATGTTGTCCGTCATGTGCATCACCTGCGCCGTCGCTTTCTTCGTCTTGGACTTTGCACTGACGCGTTTGCGGAGGCGACAGAAGCTGGCCCAGGAGTCCCCTTGCACATCTCAGCGGTTTCGGGCTAGGTCCTTTGATTCCGAAGTGGATGTCAGAGACATTTACTGACGACTGCACAGGGGTCACTTACGTTGTCGATGCCAAGACCGCTGATTAGAGGCTCTCGGTACGCATTGGCTGGCACTGTCACCGTGTGAATGCCCGCATATGTGAGAATAACGCAATGTTCAGAATTCATGTGAGCGTGTTTATGCGTGCGTAGGGAACAAGAAGCCACTCCATGCACAGACC
The sequence above is drawn from the Rhipicephalus microplus isolate Deutch F79 chromosome 3, USDA_Rmic, whole genome shotgun sequence genome and encodes:
- the LOC119181931 gene encoding monocarboxylate transporter 5, coding for MNHGAAMAKELEDRRDILVDRCWSLAPLSAMSALLAMLISKNSALFYVAFIDEFGVSHQSASWPLTLNVVMAHVAGLLVTVLQERFTIYQIAITGSLLNFSALVASAFVPDMTWMCVTLGFLSGLSVGMIMLCLSIYNMLYFDKYRATASGFKYTGMTLAPLAFPLLLSALLREYGLHGGLLLLSAITVNTLPVAMLMNKPRPLNIRCGWRSVDPADKNTDSCGIDSHRGLDANDVPKAVQSGIITNGGDVFWKDFRGHQSNSPNATVLCTKNNKASDSTCETGYKLNTVTDVVREKDEVCHRNGTAHSPADKGCARVNGGNFPPSKGPAKITCQGCCKSSRAEHDENCLARTKTPNSVWSSILVLLKNPVLYILVGTFTIGEYTTITFETTVLDYAADRGAARRQAEPMVMYVATAEMLGRLVIPFFWDRARLSRYLLVAMCLLAEAICLIAMPHATSFPQVVATAVVTGIPAGCIVALKPVVLSDHFGVEKLSVCWGIAGIALLPVAFGGPLLIGVFRDTLGSYENLYRMLSVMCITCAVAFFVLDFALTRLRRRQKLAQESPCTSQRFRARSFDSEVDVRDIY